TCGCCTTCTCAGTCCGGGGGAAATTCTCTATCTTTATGGTCCATATAAACGACAGGGAAAACATACTTCTCCTAGTAATGAAAGCTTTGATCTTTCTCTCCGTTCTCAAAACTCTGCTTGGGGAGTTAGGAATTTAGAAGATGTGGTGCAAGCAGCGAGCGATCGAGGTTTACAATTGTTAGAAGTAATTCCTATGCCCGCTAATAATCTCTCGGTTTTATTTGCCTTAACATAGCAATTATCAGTGAACAGTAATCGGTAATTAGCTTCTAAAGGCAAAAGGCAAAAGGCAAAAGGCAAAAAAAGAATCTGGCAATTCTCCTACCTAAAAAGAAGGTTATAAACTAAGTACATCCAAGCTTTTAGCTTAACCAATTAAGTAGGGAGGCACAATTATTTGTAGGATGGGTTAGCGGTAGCGTAACATAATCGGGCGTTGGGTTTCATGCTTCAACCCAACCTACGTTCTGATCACTGAAAAAAGCTCCCCACTTCCCACTTCCCACTTCCCACTGATAACTGATAACTGATAACTGATAACTGATAACTTATTTCCAACCAGCGCGATTCATTACCTGTACTGCTTTGGCTAAATTAGGACCATAATTAGCCACACTAACGGTATCTTCTTTACCGCGTCCGAGTTTTGCCAGAACAGGATCTAAAGCAACGCCTCGAACGACGGGATATTCTTGATTACCCTTAGCAAAAAAGTTCTGTGCTTCATTGCTAGAAAGATACTCTAAAAATTTAATGGCCGATTCTCGATTGGGGGCGGTTTTAATTAAACCACCACCGCTAATATTAACGTGAGCGCCGCGCCCTGTTTGGTCGGGGAAAATTACGCCTACTTGGTCATAAATTGCCCGTTTAGCGGGGTCTTTTTCTTCGGCATACCCAGCTAAGTAATAGGTGTTAGCTAGGGCTAAATCGGCAATTCCTGCGGCGACAGCTTCGATTTGTGCCTTATCATTTCCCTGGGGTGAACGGGCAAAATTAGCCACTAATCCCCGACACCATTTTTCTGCGGCTGCTTCTCCTTGGATGTCGATTAACCAAGCGGTAAAAGATTGACTATAGATGTTACTAGATGACCGAGTGACGACTTTTCCTTTCCATTTGGGATTGGTTAAATCTGCATAGGAATCGATTTCTCTGGGGTTAACTCTGTCTTTGTTATACATGATTACCCGCAAGCGTTTACTAAACCCGAACCAGTGACCTTTGGGGTGACGCAAATTAGCGGGAATTCTTTGGGTGAGAATGCGGGAATTGACCGGGGCAAAAATTCCCTGTTGGTCGGCCCGCCATAATCTCCCGGCATCTACCGTCAGGAGTATATCGGCAGGACTATTGCGGCCTTCGCTTTTGATCCGTTCGATTAATGGGTCTGCTTCCCCTTCGACGAGGTTAATTTTTATTCCCGTTTGTCGGGTGAAGTTGTCATACAATCGTCGGTCGGTGTTGTAGTGACGGGAGGAATAGAGGTTTAATTGGTTAGTTTGGGCGGAAACCTCGTTTATTTTCCCTAATTGACCCACTGCTACCGCTAAGGTGGCTGTTCCTGCGCCTAGAAAGACTCTACGAGTTATTTTATCGTTCATTGCTCGATTCTTGGTAAAGTTGTCTTTTCCTATTGTACAGCTATTGAGAATAATTCTTATCTGTGCGAAAAATTATTTGTCGGGCTAGGGCGGTAGATGGGGTAAAATCAAGGTAAAATCAGGGTTTTTGGTTTTGATGGGGCTAATAAATCCTCGAATCTATCGCTAGTTAAGTTCAATAAGCCCAAAATGTTACCCTAAGCTCGATCGAGGGTATTGTGGAATAAAAGCAGCGAGAGTCAAGATAATGATCAACAGTGATCACCAACAAGCGATCGAGCTAATGTTAGCATCGGGAGACTATAATCAATTATTGTTATTTTGTCAGCAAGCACTGGCGGTTCATCCGGAAGTGACTGATTATTATCCCTATCTAGGATTAGCTTATCTGCTGCTAGGGCAGCAAGCAACAGCGCAAGAAATTTGGTTATTTTGGCTATTACAATCAGAGTCCAGTCAGGATTTAATTATGCTGCTCAAAAAAGAGATAATTAGAAATCTTGATTGCTGGCAGTTTGCCGAAGCTAAATTAATCTATATCCAGTGGCTAGAATTAGAAGAAATAGAAGGCGATGAAGAGATAGAAAATTATGCCCTGACGGTGATAAACTCCTGTCTTCAAGAGGTGCAAGAGGCAATTAATCGGCGAGAATATACTTTAGCTGAGGACTTTTACTTAAGAATTTTATCTTGGCGTGAACAATTAGCTTACATCTGGCACGATTTAGGATATTTATACTATATAATTAACCGACTAACAGAATCTTTTAACTGTTTGGCACGAGCCATCAACTTAGAGGAAAATCAAGCCTTATATCATTATACTATGGCCATGGTGCTAGAAAAACAATCCCGTTTAGATCTAGCTTTATCAGCTTATCAAAAAGCGATTGATCTCAAGGATAATTTTATCGATGCTTATAACAAACTGGGCAATTTATTTTATAAACTAGGGCAGCTAGAGTCAGCCGAAAAAATCTATCAGCAGGGAATTAATAAACAGGCTGATTTTTATCCTTTCTATATCAATTTAGGCAATGTCTATTTAGTTAAACAAGCTTGGACAGAGGCAAAAAATGCTTATAAAACAGTCCAACAACTGGCAGGAGATAGAGGAGAAATTAGTCAAAATCTCTCCCTTTGGGAAATTCTGCAAGCTGACCAAAAAAGAGCGAATATTTATTCAGGTGATTATTTTTATCAAAGAAAAATCTATCAATTAGCATTAAACTATTATCAAAAATTATTATCAATTAAAATAGAGGAGAGCAATTTTTATTTAAATTGCGCCCATTGCTATCTCATTCTTAAAGAAGAAAAACAAGCTTTAGAAGTGTATAAAAAAGGCATTGCCTATCATCCAGAAAATATTGATTTACATTTGCGCCTAATTTGGTTACTACAAAATAATTATCCGATCGAGGTGGCAATTCAAGCAACTAAATCGGCTTTAGAGTATCTTCCCGATCACCTATCTCTGAAGTTAG
This portion of the Microcystis aeruginosa NIES-2549 genome encodes:
- a CDS encoding Fe(3+) ABC transporter substrate-binding protein, whose amino-acid sequence is MNDKITRRVFLGAGTATLAVAVGQLGKINEVSAQTNQLNLYSSRHYNTDRRLYDNFTRQTGIKINLVEGEADPLIERIKSEGRNSPADILLTVDAGRLWRADQQGIFAPVNSRILTQRIPANLRHPKGHWFGFSKRLRVIMYNKDRVNPREIDSYADLTNPKWKGKVVTRSSSNIYSQSFTAWLIDIQGEAAAEKWCRGLVANFARSPQGNDKAQIEAVAAGIADLALANTYYLAGYAEEKDPAKRAIYDQVGVIFPDQTGRGAHVNISGGGLIKTAPNRESAIKFLEYLSSNEAQNFFAKGNQEYPVVRGVALDPVLAKLGRGKEDTVSVANYGPNLAKAVQVMNRAGWK